Proteins from a genomic interval of Acetobacterium woodii DSM 1030:
- a CDS encoding transketolase, whose amino-acid sequence MQIESIEKKAFNIREHIINTVINNGDGHAGPSLSCTDILATLYFGVMNVNVDEPKWEQRDRFILSAGHKCLGLYGTLIEKGYEKAEVLKTYNMLESIVPGHPDMKKFTGVDFSSGALGHGLPIGSGMALSAKLKGDKNRVFVLMGDGEQGEGSNWEAAMFASHHGLDNLVGIIDRNGLQINGSTRDVLDTRDLREKYSTFGWSVKVVDGHNIEELLNTFQSIPFQKGKPSMIIANTIKSKGMPFAEGNVKYHHWNPGKDSQESKDATDALEQYAREKGWKL is encoded by the coding sequence ATGCAAATAGAATCCATTGAGAAAAAAGCGTTTAATATTCGTGAGCACATTATTAATACCGTTATTAATAATGGCGATGGACATGCGGGACCATCTTTATCATGCACAGATATTTTGGCAACTTTATATTTTGGGGTTATGAATGTTAATGTTGATGAGCCTAAATGGGAACAGCGGGATCGATTCATTCTCAGTGCCGGACATAAATGTCTGGGGCTTTATGGAACCCTAATCGAGAAAGGATATGAAAAAGCCGAGGTGCTAAAAACTTACAACATGTTGGAATCAATTGTGCCGGGCCATCCGGATATGAAAAAATTCACCGGAGTGGATTTTAGCTCAGGAGCTTTGGGACATGGCTTACCGATTGGTTCGGGAATGGCACTTAGCGCAAAACTAAAAGGTGATAAAAATCGTGTTTTTGTTCTCATGGGCGATGGTGAGCAGGGGGAGGGTTCCAACTGGGAAGCAGCAATGTTTGCGAGTCATCACGGTTTGGATAACCTGGTTGGGATAATCGATCGAAATGGATTGCAAATTAATGGGAGCACGCGGGACGTTTTAGACACCCGTGATTTGAGAGAAAAATATTCAACATTTGGATGGTCCGTTAAAGTTGTTGATGGGCATAATATCGAGGAGTTATTAAATACCTTTCAATCGATACCATTTCAAAAAGGAAAACCCAGCATGATTATTGCAAATACGATCAAAAGCAAAGGGATGCCATTTGCTGAAGGCAATGTGAAATACCATCATTGGAATCCGGGGAAAGACTCGCAAGAATCAAAAGATGCAACGGATGCACTTGAGCAATATGCAAGAGAAAAAGGATGGAAATTATGA
- a CDS encoding transketolase family protein — protein MTIKKLNPRDVFGEVLLDLGRENKNIMAVSCDSGSGSGMNPFKKELPHQYLEVGINEQNAIGVCAGLAEGGFIPIVSAIAPFISMRAFEQIRNDLGYANMNVKVIGSSSGLSHSALGSTHQAIEDLTLMRVVPNMVVLNPGDGYEVEMSLKKAIRHKGPVYIRMPRHAMAEPLEATERNFEIGKGEVLMNSGDDIVIAVSGTLSVDGFMAGKILDEMGYGVKVLNFTTVKPLDTKLLCEAYKSAKYLFTLEEHSVIGGFGSAVLEALASVKHEAPIHLIGITDGSIKTGPYRELLEAYGLTWEKVADRILNEIKNN, from the coding sequence ATGACAATTAAAAAGCTTAATCCACGAGACGTTTTTGGGGAGGTCTTATTAGATCTCGGGCGAGAAAATAAAAATATTATGGCGGTATCTTGCGATTCAGGATCGGGATCAGGGATGAATCCTTTTAAAAAGGAGTTGCCACATCAATATTTAGAAGTTGGCATCAATGAGCAGAATGCGATTGGTGTTTGTGCCGGGTTGGCCGAAGGCGGTTTTATTCCAATCGTATCGGCGATTGCTCCATTTATTTCAATGCGTGCGTTCGAACAAATTCGTAATGATTTGGGTTACGCCAACATGAATGTTAAGGTAATTGGTTCCAGTAGCGGTTTATCTCATTCCGCACTAGGCTCAACGCATCAGGCGATTGAAGATTTAACATTGATGCGTGTTGTTCCCAATATGGTGGTATTAAATCCTGGTGACGGTTATGAAGTAGAAATGTCTTTAAAAAAAGCGATCCGTCACAAAGGGCCGGTTTATATCAGAATGCCACGGCATGCAATGGCTGAACCGCTTGAAGCGACCGAACGAAATTTTGAGATCGGTAAAGGGGAAGTACTAATGAATAGCGGCGATGATATTGTGATCGCGGTTTCGGGTACTTTATCAGTTGATGGTTTTATGGCTGGAAAAATATTGGATGAGATGGGTTATGGCGTAAAGGTATTGAATTTTACAACAGTAAAACCGTTAGATACAAAACTTCTTTGTGAAGCCTATAAAAGTGCTAAGTATCTCTTTACGTTAGAAGAACATTCGGTGATCGGTGGTTTTGGCAGCGCTGTGCTGGAAGCTTTGGCATCAGTTAAACATGAAGCCCCCATTCATTTAATCGGGATTACCGATGGTTCGATTAAAACCGGTCCCTATCGAGAATTATTGGAGGCTTATGGACTTACCTGGGAAAAAGTCGCAGATCGTATTTTAAATGAAATCAAAAATAATTAA